In Paenibacillus durus, the DNA window AACAACGGGTTAAAGGTCAGGGATGTGCAAATTAAGGAGGTTGAACGCAAATACCGCTCCGCTCAGGAGATCACCCGCTTTATCGAGGCCAGTTCCTTCGGCAACTATTTGAATCATGTTCCGGACACGCTCCGTTCACAGGCCAAGGTTGATATTGAAGCGGAACTGGATAAGCATCGCAGCGGAGACGGATCGATCAAATTCAGCAACTATACGATTTTTGCCATTGCCCAAAAAAGCCTGTCATCAGCGGCCTGATGCTATCATTACGCCGGAATATAAAATATCACAAGGAGTGAATGGAAATGAGCAAGGAAGTAAAGGACCGGATTGTAAAATATTTAAATGATACCCGTTTTGTTGTATTGGCGACGGTTAACAACGATCAATCGCCTGTCTTAAGAAGTTTGGGTTCCTTTGCAGCCGACGGGTATACGATCTATTTTTCAACACAGAAGAACAGCAAGAAGGTGGAGCAGATTCAGGAGAATCCGAAAATCGTCCTTTTCTTCCAGCATGAGAATCAGGAATTATCAAGCTTTGTAAATGTTTCTGTACACGGGACAGCCGAGGTGATTGCCGAACCGGCCGAGATCGGCCGGGCAATTCAGCAGCTGAGCAGCCGCAATCCCCGCTTTAAAGAAAGAGCGGAAAAGGGCGAGCTGCAGGATACGGCGATCTATAAGGTGGACGCCCGTGAACTGAAGGTGCTGGATTTCTCCAAGGGAATCGGAGCGGCCGCCGTCGAAGTTATTGCGGTGTAACCATATCTGAAATCGAGCCGCTGCTCCGCTGTCTAGTTAGCGCGGCGTCTGCCGCCTCATATAACTTAAGCTTTACCCGGGAAAGAGCCTGTCCGCCATATATTGCGGATGGGTTTTTTCGTATGAAGAACAGCAGGCATAGGAGGACAAAAATTTTTTTGGAAAAATTCTTTACCGATCGTTCTCAATATGTTATGATGTTTTTGCAAGGAGGTAGAGGTGAGAGAAGATGGCAAGAAGCAAAGAGTTTGATGTTAATACGGTGCTGCGAAAGGCAATGTACTTGTTCTGGAGTCAAGGTTATGAGAAGACCTCCATGAAGGATCTGGTTGAAACGATGGGAGTCCATAAACGAAGCATGTATGATACATTCGGAGACAAGCATGCTTTATTTATGAAAGCAATGGAACGCTATGATGAGACAGTAGGGGCTTCAGTCGACTCCCGAATTCAAGATCAACCATCCGCGAAACAGGCGATCCGTTCCATTTTCGAAATGGTAATTAACGTGGATGATGTTCGGCCTCCGGGGTGCTTAGTTGTCAATACTGCGTGCGAGCTTTCCTTGCTGGACCCGGAAGCAGCGGCTAAAGTCAATGAGTATTTTGCCAAAACGGAGAGCCTTTTTTGCGAGCTAATCACGCACGGTCAAGACACAGGAGAAATTTCCGGACAGTATGAAGCAGTGAAACTTTCCCAGTATTTATTCAACTCGTTGACGGGCTTGCGGGTATTAGTCAAAACAACGAATGACAGACAGAAGCTGGAAAGCATTATTGACATGACGCTGGCTATTTTGGATTAAATTTTTTTTAATAATTTGAGAATGATCGTTCTCGAAAGATGGATTTGACCTGGCAGCCATTGGCCGCGCCTTGTTGTCCGACCCGGCTTGGGCGAACAAGGTTCGTGAAGGACGCTATGAAGATATTCAACCGTTCAGCCCTGAAGTTCTTGCGAATCTCCAATAAATTATTCCATCAAAAAAGGAGAGATTATCGATGATTAATCAAGGAGCATTAAGCGCGTTGACCGCGGAGACTGTACCCACCTCTTACGTGGAAGCCGGAGGAATCACCTTCGCTTACCGCAAGTTCGGAGCGGAGTCCGAAGTTCCGCTTGTGTTCTGCCAGCGTTACCGGGGCACGATGGATGACTGGGACCCGACTGTCGTTAACGGCATCGCCAAGGAGAGAACCGTTATCCTGTTCGACAGCGCCGGTGTGGGACTGTCTACAGGGGTTACGCCTAATAACGTCCCTGACATGGCCGACTATGCGATCACTTTTATTGAAGCGCTTGGTCTTAAGCAAGTCGATTTAATCGGGTTCTCAATGGGCGGCATGGTGGCGCAGCATGTGACGCTGAAACGGCCGGACCTGGTTCGCCGTCTCATTCTTGCCGGAACAGGACCCGGAGCGGGCGAAGACACCGAAAGATCGAGAAACGGAGTGTTTGAAGTGATGACCACGCCTGTTAATGAGGATAAAGATTTCTTATTCCTGTTCTTCGAGCCGACAGAAACCAGTCAGGCCAAAGGCCGTGAGTATCTGGAGCGTCTTCAATGGAGAAAGACGGATCGCGCGCCGCTGGTTACAGCTGAAACCATAAAGGCGCAGACACAAGCACTGATCGGTTTCGCTGCCGGACCGGATACAGCCTATCCCCGTTTGGCTGAGATTAAACAGCCTGTTCTAGTCGCGAACGGTGATAACGATATCATGGCTCCGACCATCAATTCCTTTATTATGTCGCAGCATATACCGAATGCCCAGTTGATACTCTATCCCGACTCCGGGCACGGATTCCTGTTTCAATATCCTGAACGGTTTGTCCTGCATGTCTCCGCGTTTTTAAGCGAGTAAGGATTTACTCGGACTTTCTTATAAGAGGAATATGGGAGTGGGAGGTTTTTTTATGGAAGCCATATCTGATATAGAGATACTCAATACAAGAGAAAAATCATTTAATGAGAAACTGATCGTCCCCTTTTGGAGTTTGGCAGCGATGCTCGTGGTCATGAATACGACGATGTTCAACGTGGCTCTCCCCAGAGTAGCCCATGAGTTTTCGTTAACGCCAACGGTCGCTTCATGGATTGTCACCGCATATTCCATTATTTTTGGGATAGCAACCATTACTTACAGCCGCCTGACCGATTTTTTGCCCATCCGTAAAATGGTTCTGTTCGGCGCCTTTTTACTGGTACTGTCCTCATTGCTCGGCTACTTCGCCCATACCTTTATTCTGTTGATGACCGCCCGGATTTTTCAGGCAATAGGGGCTGCAGCATTTCCTGGGCTAGGCTATGTGTTGTTCTCTAGGTATATCCCCAAGGAGCGAAGAGGCAGCGCCATGTCCTTCATTGCTTCAGGCACCTCGCTTGGATTCGGATTGGGACCGGTGGTCGGGGGAGCCCTGACTCAGTATCTCGGATGGAACTTCCTTTTTGTCATGACCGCCGCAGTTCTGTTTATCACTCCAATCTTTAACAGACATGTGCCCATGGAAGAGAAAAAGTCCGTCCAATTTGATATCGCCGGAAGCTTGCTGGTGGCAGTTTCGATTACGGGTCTGCTGCTGTTCGTTACGACTTTCGCTCCCTGGCCGCTATTCATTAGTTTAATTACGATGGGGCTGTTGTGGCGGCATATCAATCGAATCCGTTCGCCGTTTATCCATCCGGAGCTGCTTCGCCAAAGAAGGTTCACGCAGCTGCTGTCGGTCAGCTTCACCGCGTATTTCATCAACTTCGCTACGCTGTTCGGTATGCCGATCCTGCTGGCTCAAGTCTTTCACCGGAGTCCGATGGAAATCGGATTGATTATATTCCCGGGGGCGATTGTTACTGCGTTTGCCTCCAGAAAAATAGGGAAAATCATCGACCGTTTCGGAAACGGCATCGTCTCCAGGTGGGGGGCAGGGTTCCTATTGCTTTCCGTCGTCCTGTTTGCAACCGTGGCAAGTCTTTCCATCTACGGTGTTCTCATCAGTTACTTTTTTATGAGTCTCGGATTTTCCAGTCTGACCGCCAGTAATTCCAATGAAATATCACAGTATCTTTCCATAGAACACATGGGGGCGGGTATGGGCATGAATCAGCTGGGCGGCTTCTTCGGAGGCGCGTTCGGGGTAGGCATTACGGGGATGCTGATTGTGCTGCAAAAGGGCATGGATATGGCAAACGTGTTTCAAAACATTTATCTCGGACTATGCGTGCTGCCCCTTATTTCCCTGTACTTGCTACACAAATATGCGCAACGAGATCGCGGGTTAATGAAATCATAAATATACATGGAGAGTGATTAATATGACGAACAAAAAATACGATAGCACGAATACAGGACTTCTTCTGGTGGACCCGTATAACGACTTCCTGGCTTCCGAAGGCAAGCTCTACCCATATGCCAAAGAAGTGGCGGAGTCCGTGAACATGCTGGAACACTTAAAAGAAATCGTAGAAGCGGTTCGCAAGTCGGGCATTCAGGTGTTTTTTGTACCACATCACCGCTTTGAACCGGGAGATTTTTCAACATGGAAATATCCGACGCCTTATCAGCTGTCTACAGCCAAAGCCCAGCCATTTGCCAAAGGCACCTGGGGAGGCGAGTTCCATCCCGATTTCCAGCCGCAGGAAGGCGACATCATCATCAAAGAGCACTGGTCTCAAAGCGGCTTCGCCAACACGGACCTGGATCATCAGCTTAAAGTGCATGGCGTCAGCAAAATCATCATCATCGGTATGCTGGCAAATACATGCATTGAATCGACCGCTAGATTCGGAATGGAGCTCGGCTACCATGTTGCTCTTGTAAAAGATGCGACAGCGGCCTTTAGCCGGGAGGCGATGCATGCGGCGCATGAGATCAACGGCCCGACCATCGTTCATGAGATTCTGACGACGGAAGAACTTATTAACGCTTTAGGAGGTAATTGATATGGAATACCGGAATTTGGGACGCACAGGCATGAAAGTAAGCAATTTTACTTTGGGTACAGGAGCATTTGGATCATGGGGAAACACAAACGAGGAAGAATGCATTCAAATCGTGGATGCTGCCATCGCAAATGGCATCAACTTCATTGACACCGCTGACGTCTATGCGGCCGGAGGTTCAGAAGAAATTGTCGGGAAAGCTTTAAAAGGCCGGCGTAATGAGGTTGTGCTTGCGACAAAAGTCGGAATGCCAATGGGAAAAGGGCTGAATCAAAGCGGAAGTTCCAGGTTGTGGATCAGACAGGAAGTCGAAAACAGCTTGCGCCGGCTTCAAACGGACCATATTGACCTATATCAGCTTCATCGTCCGGATCCGCAAACCGATATTGAGGAGACACTTGGCGTACTAACCGATCTTGTCCAGGAAGGGAAAATCCGCTATATCGGTTCTTCCACTTTTCAGGCTTGGCAGATTGCCGAGGCGCAAGGGGTAAGCGAACGCCGCAATCTGGCACGCTTCGCAAGCGAGCAGCCTCCTTATTCCATCCTGAACCGCAGCATCGAACTTGATGTCCTTGAAGTTGCGAGAAAATACGGCATGGGCGTGCTTGTATGGAGTCCGCTGTCCGGAGGCTTGCTCACAGGAAAATACGCCAAAGGTCAAGCCGCTTCGTCAGATTCCCGCGCTGCCCGTTTTCAAGGAAGTGTCCTGGGAAATATTGTTGACCCGACCCGTGAAGAAAATCGCGTGAAGTTCGAAATCATTAATGAGTTGCAAGGACTTGCTGCCGAGGCCGGAATCGCTCTTCCCCACATGGCTGTCGCTTTCACCCAAGCGCACCCATCTATTACATCTACCATTATTGGACCGCGTACGCTCGAACAGCTTCAAGGATCATTGGCAGGCGTTGATGTTCGGTTAAGCTCTGATCTGCTGGATGCCATTGATACGATCGTAGCTCCAGGGAAGACGCTGGATGATTTGGAGCGGGGCTGGATTCCGAATTGGATGGATGCGGCGAGCAGACGCCGGGCTTGAGCTTTATCCTTAGGCGAGTGTGCCAAATCGCCATTTTGATAGAATCATCCGGCGGTTTGTTCGTTCAATACGTTGATTTTGTCCGTCTGATTGCTTAAACTTCATAGTAAGAGCGCCTTCTTGATGGTGTTGGGTTTCAAACCCGTGGACAACCCATCATACCGAGGCGCTCCTTTTTTTGACAAAGGCCAGTCCAACCAATCCGGTGCAGTACAAAGTAAGCTGATGGCGACTCCTTTGTTGTTTTCGGAGGACTGTTCACCAGTCTTCAGGCGCTATGAATTTGATTCTGCGTGAAATAATGATTGTCCCACTAAAATGAACGTCCGTACTGCAGGCAGCGCTTCGTCCAAATAAGGGCAATGAAGACCTAAGTGCCTCCAATAGGTTGGCTTCAAATCTATAACCTCAATGTTGGGAAGAGAGTCCGGTAAAGCCAATTCAGGAACAATTGTGATTCCTAGTCCTTCTTGAACCATGCTCAATATTGTACTCGTATCCCTTACTTCGAACTGTACGGAGGGAGACAAGCCGGCATGGGCAAAAATCTCTCGAATGAAAGGCTCACACCCACCCTTTGACATGATAAATGGGAGATCAGAAAATTTCTCTACAGAAATTGACGGAAAATCTCCGAATGGGTGATTTTTAGGCAGTACAAGAACCATCTTGTCCTTGGTTAGGGGAATGAAGTTATCATTCCGGTTAAGTTGTGCTACAAAGCCCACGTCAATGACTCGATCATATAACCAGTCTGAGACCTCTTTATCATCCCCGTCAAAAAGGACAATTTCTACCCGGGGGTATTGCTGTTTAAACCTGGCAATGATTTTCGGCAGTAAGCGGGCAGCAGCACTGGGAAAACTGCCAATTCGAATCGTTCCGGCTTCAAGACCCTTTTCTGCCATTGCCGCATGTTCGATTTGAGTCATATGATTCAAAATTTCCCTAACTGATTTAAGCACACGTCTTCCAAAATCAGAGAGCATAATCCCTTGCTTTCTGTCACGAATGATTAAAGACACTCCAAGTTCGGACTCGATGCCTGCAATAGCATGACTAACAGCGGATTGAGTCATATTTAGCGCTTCCCCGGCTTTTGTAAAACTTCCGGTTTCCACAACTTTGGCGAAAACTTGTAACTGCGAAAATGTCATGAGCATACCCTCATATCAAATATGAATAGAATTAATTTGATTCATTTTAACTCAACCTTTACGATTAGACAAGAAGAAAATAATAATAGGAGGTAGTTTCTTTGAAGTCAAGAGAAATAGGTGTTTTATTATTACTGGCATCACTCTGGGGGGCATCTTTTTTATTCATGAGAATAGCTTCTCCTGTGTTAGGCCCCTTTCTATTAATTGATCTTCGTGTTTTAATCGCCGGAGTCGCCTTGGTCATTTATGCAGCCATTATCAGGCATCGCCCCAGGCTGTTGCATAACTGGAAGGAATACTTGCTTCTTGGAGCATTGAACGCCGCTATTCCATTCTGCCTTATAGCAGCAGCCGAACTTCATATTGACTCCTCATTGGCTGCTATTCTTAATTCAACCACGCCATTATTTACAGCTTTAGTTGCTCGGATATGGATTCAGGATCGGTTCACTTTTAAAAAACAACTCGGCCTCATGTTGGGGATACTGGGGGTAGTTATCCTGGTGGGTTGGAACCCTCAAGACATGGGTAAAAGCATTCTCATTCCAGTGAGTATGTCCCTTGCTGCAGCATTATTTATAGCTATCGGGGGAGTGTTTTCTTCAAGGAGATTTAAAGATGAGAATCCCTTAAATCTGGCGATTGGCCAGCAGCTTGCTGCAGGAGTGTTGTTGTTGCCGGTAGCCGTTTCATTTCCCCCGAGCAATGCTCCAGGAGGAGATGTGATCCTAGCAGTTATAGGGTTGGCAATTCTCTCAACATCCCTTGCATATCTACTGTACTTCCAACTTATTCGCAGTGTAGGACCGGTTAAAACACTCAGTGTAACCTACCTGATTCCAGTCTTCGGAATTTTGTGGGGGTGGTTGTTCTTACAAGAGCCTATTTCTTCAAGCATAATAATAGGGCTTTTGATCATCCTCCTAAGTGTTACATTTCTCGCTAACTTTCAATTCAATTTAGTGAAAAAACGTAATAGAGTAGATCATATCGAATAGAAATTGTTACAATACGTATGGGTTGAAGGAGGCTATCATCCCGGAAGGTCTATATGCGGTAACTGTTCATTTCGGCTCATCCGAAGAAATCGGCCCGACTAGGGATCGATGGGTTAATGAATGGCTGCCGGAGAGCGGGTGGCTGACCGATCCATCAAGACCTAACTATGAGCCGCCAAACCCTTTCGGGTATCCGGCGGCTTTTACCATATCATCAAATTCATGCGTATCTAATGATCGATCCTTTGATATAACTGTTTGATAACGTCGTCGATTTTGGGCTCCTGGACGGTCAGATTGTGGATGTCAAGCAGGTCTGAGAGCTGCTTGATCATCGGGGCGACCTGCTTGTCGTCTTCAATCCGGAAGAACAACTGGCTGTCTTCCCTCCGTTCGACGGGTGGCCCGTTCCAGGCGGCTTCGTCCCAGTTCGGCGCATCCACGACCAGGTAGCGAAAGCCTCCGAACTCGGCGGTCATGACCTCCGTGCTGCCGTCGAACAGGATTTGTCCTTTGTCGATGAAGATGACTCGATGGCATAATTTTTCGATATCGTCCATGTTGTGAGTCGTTAAGATGATCGTGATTTCTTTCTCTTTATTGATCTCTTGCAGAAAGGACTGGATTTTTTCCTTCGCCATGATGTCAAGACCGATTGTCGGCTCGTCGAGGAAGAGAATTTCCGGCTCATGCAGCAGGGCTGCGGCAATATCTCCACGCATCCGTTGCCCCAGGCTCAATTGGCGGACCGGCGTGGAAAGGAAGGACGACATGTCCAGAATATCGGTGAACATCTCCAGATTGCGCTGAAATCGCTCTTTCGGAACATCGTATATTTTGCCGAGCAGCTTGAATGACTCAATCAACGGCAGATCCCACCACAGCTGGGTGCGCTGTCCGAATACGACGCCGATATGCCCCGCGTGCTGCTTACGGTTCTTATACGGCTCCAACCCTTTAACGAGGACGGTTCCCGAAGTGGGCACCAGCACACCGGACAGCATTTTGATCGTGGTCGATTTTCCTGCTCCATTCGGTCCGATATAGCCGACGATTTCCCCCTTCCGTACAGTGAATGACACGTTGTCCACGACGTTCTTGGACTTCTTTTTGAAGGAAAAGAGAGCTTTAAGCAGCTTGAATGATCCAGTCGGCTTTTCTTTGGAATCGAACTGTCTGACCAAATTGTCCGCTACAATAATGTCCACTTATGTACCCGCTCCTTTGTAGGCGTTTAATCCTTTTGTCCATACGAAGTAAGTGACCGAGACCAAGAGCAGCGCCACGAGCGGCGTGAGATACATCAATAGAGGAGAGAACGTGCTGTCCGACCGGTTTCCCAATAAAAATGAAGAAGGATAATAGCTGATGAACGCAACAGGCAGAACGAAAGTCAGCAGAACCTGCAAAGCGCCGTTATAGATGGATAACGGATAGCGGGTAAATTGGGCGAGCAGTTGGTCAAGGATATTGCGCATTGCCCCTCCCTGAAGTGTCCAGAACACCATACAGCCGATCAGCATCTGCAGCGACCATTCGATAGCCGCGCCGCTGAAGACGATTACCAGCAGATATACGATCTTTCCGAAGGTCCAGTCTGGAATATGCGCCATGGATACGGCTAGTCCGATGATGCCTGCCAGCATATCACCGAATCCGTAGATTTGTATATTATGCGCGGCAAATGAAAACATCGGGTTAAGAGGCCTGACGAGGAAGCGGTCAAATTCCCCATTCCGGATTAGCGAGTCGAGGAACCAGCTCTGGACGAAGAATGCGATGAAGATGCCGTGCGTTGTCCGCCTGAGTGAAGTCATGAAGATGAGCTCATACGTACTCCAGCCGTTAATGATGGGAACCTTCTGCGTGATCACCCAGGAGACCAGGATAAAAGACAAACCGAGAAACGTAATGCTCAGCACCCCGATGGCGAAATTTAACGGATAGGCCATGTGTGACCGCAAATTTGCCGATTGCATGGCTAGATACAGCTTGATATGTCTGCCGATCAATTGGACCTTCGCCTCCTTATTTGTAGATTAACCTCCCGTGATAACCAGCTTCCGCTCGATCCAGGCGAGGATCACCCGGCTGAGCAGCAGAAGGATGAGACACCAGGCGGCTTGAAAGGCGAGCTGTTCCCAGATGGCGGTTCCTGTTATTTTTCCAATGAACAAGGACAAAGGAATATTGAAAATACCCTGAAACGGAAGCCAAAGAAGGACCCGGCTGACCGCATCCGGGAAGAACCAGAGCGGAACCATTGCGCCGGAGCAAATGTCGGTAATAACAGATTTGAACATTTCGATCCCCCACGTTTCCGTGAACAGGATGGCCGTCATGCCGACGATGAAATTAATCAGAAAGGACAGCAGAAAAGCAAGCAGGACGCTTGCAGCGAAAGCGGCAGCCTGCACGCCGGCCGGATAATCGATCGGGAAGAACAGGAACACCGCAACCAGCTGCGGAATAACGGCATAGACCATGCTGTATAGGAAAACCCCCGCCGCTTTGGAGAAATGCATCCATTCATAGTCCCAAGGTTTCTGCATGTCGAATACGATGGAACCGTCTCTTACTTTGTCGCTGATTTCATAGGAGATGGATGGGGGCATGATAGCGAATAGAATGACGGAGAGCATCGCATAGGTCTGCATTCCCTGTGAAGTGACTCCCGTAGATAGGGCAAGCCCTTGCCCGTTAGCATAAATGGCCCTCCACACTTCGCGGAAGGCGATGACCAGAATAAAGGAATTGATTACCCGCAGCAGCACATCGAACTTATATACCTGTGTGTTTTTCAGTGTGGTTATTGTATAGGCGGCGTACTTCCCCACAGCACCACTCTCCTCAAAATGGATTATTGTACCAATTGGGTGCGCTTACATCATTTTACTATAAACCGCTGGATGCGGCATTTGATTTTTTCGGGTAAATATGTATAAGATTTTCGGTCCCCCGATTTTCTGAGCGAATTATTTATGTCCCTGTATACCGGTTAATCCCTTTTTCAGCGGAGCTGGCATACTCTAACTCATACGACGATGCGCAGTGAAATGAGGGAGCTTATGAACACATATTGGTGTGAATGGCGGGGCCCCGTTAAGAAAAAGAGCGGGCTCGGTATCGCCAGCCGGGCGTACGTGCGGGCGCTGCGGCGGCAGGGTGTAAATGTGCGGGTTGGATTCAAATCGTTAAAGAACCTTGGAATCCGGCGGTCAGCGGTTAAAAAAGTTCTAATATGCCACCATCCGCCGCACGAGGTACATGTGAAAGAGGAGCGGAAGCGTTACGATCTTGTGATCCTGAACACCATTTGGGAGACGACACAGTTGCCGAATCGCTGGAAGCCGCACATGAATAAATTTGATGCGGTTTTTGTGCCTACGCTCCAGAACAAAGAAGCACTCCTGAACAGCGGCGTAAAGGTCCCCATCTTCATCGTACCCCATGGCGTGAATACGAAGGAATACCGTCCGGGAAATCTCAAGCTGAACCTGCCGGAGCATAAAGGGAGATTCGTATTTGTGTCCGTCTTTGGTTTCCAGCACCGCAAGAATCCGGAAGGGCTGCTCCGGGCGTACTGGGAGGAGTTCTCCGCCAGTGATTCCGTGCTGCTCGTGATCAAGACGAACGGCTATGACTCTCGTGAGACGGAAGGCTGGATTAAGAAACGAATCAGCCAGTACAAGAAACAGCTGGGTCTTAATAAAAGCACCGCTCCCGTTAAGATCATCGGCAGGCCGATCACACCCGGGCAGCTTAGAGGGATATATACGCTGGGGGATGCTTTTGTGCTGCCGACGAGAGGGGAAGGCGTGGGCATGCCGTTTCTTGAAGCAATGGCCAGCGGCATTCCGGTTATTGCAACGGGCTGGGGAGGCCATATGGATTTTGTAAACAGCCGAAATGCTTTCCTGGTGAAATATAAGCTGCGGAACCCGGCGGTCAGCATGCGAAGCAGGCACGCGATATCCCGTAAATTTAGCCACCTGTTCGCGCAGCAGGGACAGCGCTGGGCGGAGCCGGAGCTTCAAAGCCTCAGAAAGCAGATGAGGGCCGCATACGAGAATCCCCATCTCTGCAAGGTGAAAGGCCGCCAGGGGCGTCAGGATGCGCTCAAGATTTCCTGGGATCGGGGGGGCAGATTGATGAAGCAGGCAATCGAACAGGTAATGAGAGTGAAGA includes these proteins:
- a CDS encoding DMT family transporter: MKSREIGVLLLLASLWGASFLFMRIASPVLGPFLLIDLRVLIAGVALVIYAAIIRHRPRLLHNWKEYLLLGALNAAIPFCLIAAAELHIDSSLAAILNSTTPLFTALVARIWIQDRFTFKKQLGLMLGILGVVILVGWNPQDMGKSILIPVSMSLAAALFIAIGGVFSSRRFKDENPLNLAIGQQLAAGVLLLPVAVSFPPSNAPGGDVILAVIGLAILSTSLAYLLYFQLIRSVGPVKTLSVTYLIPVFGILWGWLFLQEPISSSIIIGLLIILLSVTFLANFQFNLVKKRNRVDHIE
- a CDS encoding alpha/beta fold hydrolase; translated protein: MINQGALSALTAETVPTSYVEAGGITFAYRKFGAESEVPLVFCQRYRGTMDDWDPTVVNGIAKERTVILFDSAGVGLSTGVTPNNVPDMADYAITFIEALGLKQVDLIGFSMGGMVAQHVTLKRPDLVRRLILAGTGPGAGEDTERSRNGVFEVMTTPVNEDKDFLFLFFEPTETSQAKGREYLERLQWRKTDRAPLVTAETIKAQTQALIGFAAGPDTAYPRLAEIKQPVLVANGDNDIMAPTINSFIMSQHIPNAQLILYPDSGHGFLFQYPERFVLHVSAFLSE
- a CDS encoding LysR family transcriptional regulator; protein product: MTFSQLQVFAKVVETGSFTKAGEALNMTQSAVSHAIAGIESELGVSLIIRDRKQGIMLSDFGRRVLKSVREILNHMTQIEHAAMAEKGLEAGTIRIGSFPSAAARLLPKIIARFKQQYPRVEIVLFDGDDKEVSDWLYDRVIDVGFVAQLNRNDNFIPLTKDKMVLVLPKNHPFGDFPSISVEKFSDLPFIMSKGGCEPFIREIFAHAGLSPSVQFEVRDTSTILSMVQEGLGITIVPELALPDSLPNIEVIDLKPTYWRHLGLHCPYLDEALPAVRTFILVGQSLFHAESNS
- a CDS encoding pyridoxamine 5'-phosphate oxidase family protein, which produces MSKEVKDRIVKYLNDTRFVVLATVNNDQSPVLRSLGSFAADGYTIYFSTQKNSKKVEQIQENPKIVLFFQHENQELSSFVNVSVHGTAEVIAEPAEIGRAIQQLSSRNPRFKERAEKGELQDTAIYKVDARELKVLDFSKGIGAAAVEVIAV
- a CDS encoding MFS transporter, translating into MEAISDIEILNTREKSFNEKLIVPFWSLAAMLVVMNTTMFNVALPRVAHEFSLTPTVASWIVTAYSIIFGIATITYSRLTDFLPIRKMVLFGAFLLVLSSLLGYFAHTFILLMTARIFQAIGAAAFPGLGYVLFSRYIPKERRGSAMSFIASGTSLGFGLGPVVGGALTQYLGWNFLFVMTAAVLFITPIFNRHVPMEEKKSVQFDIAGSLLVAVSITGLLLFVTTFAPWPLFISLITMGLLWRHINRIRSPFIHPELLRQRRFTQLLSVSFTAYFINFATLFGMPILLAQVFHRSPMEIGLIIFPGAIVTAFASRKIGKIIDRFGNGIVSRWGAGFLLLSVVLFATVASLSIYGVLISYFFMSLGFSSLTASNSNEISQYLSIEHMGAGMGMNQLGGFFGGAFGVGITGMLIVLQKGMDMANVFQNIYLGLCVLPLISLYLLHKYAQRDRGLMKS
- a CDS encoding aldo/keto reductase; the protein is MEYRNLGRTGMKVSNFTLGTGAFGSWGNTNEEECIQIVDAAIANGINFIDTADVYAAGGSEEIVGKALKGRRNEVVLATKVGMPMGKGLNQSGSSRLWIRQEVENSLRRLQTDHIDLYQLHRPDPQTDIEETLGVLTDLVQEGKIRYIGSSTFQAWQIAEAQGVSERRNLARFASEQPPYSILNRSIELDVLEVARKYGMGVLVWSPLSGGLLTGKYAKGQAASSDSRAARFQGSVLGNIVDPTREENRVKFEIINELQGLAAEAGIALPHMAVAFTQAHPSITSTIIGPRTLEQLQGSLAGVDVRLSSDLLDAIDTIVAPGKTLDDLERGWIPNWMDAASRRRA
- a CDS encoding TetR/AcrR family transcriptional regulator → MARSKEFDVNTVLRKAMYLFWSQGYEKTSMKDLVETMGVHKRSMYDTFGDKHALFMKAMERYDETVGASVDSRIQDQPSAKQAIRSIFEMVINVDDVRPPGCLVVNTACELSLLDPEAAAKVNEYFAKTESLFCELITHGQDTGEISGQYEAVKLSQYLFNSLTGLRVLVKTTNDRQKLESIIDMTLAILD
- a CDS encoding isochorismatase family cysteine hydrolase — translated: MTNKKYDSTNTGLLLVDPYNDFLASEGKLYPYAKEVAESVNMLEHLKEIVEAVRKSGIQVFFVPHHRFEPGDFSTWKYPTPYQLSTAKAQPFAKGTWGGEFHPDFQPQEGDIIIKEHWSQSGFANTDLDHQLKVHGVSKIIIIGMLANTCIESTARFGMELGYHVALVKDATAAFSREAMHAAHEINGPTIVHEILTTEELINALGGN
- a CDS encoding ABC transporter ATP-binding protein — translated: MDIIVADNLVRQFDSKEKPTGSFKLLKALFSFKKKSKNVVDNVSFTVRKGEIVGYIGPNGAGKSTTIKMLSGVLVPTSGTVLVKGLEPYKNRKQHAGHIGVVFGQRTQLWWDLPLIESFKLLGKIYDVPKERFQRNLEMFTDILDMSSFLSTPVRQLSLGQRMRGDIAAALLHEPEILFLDEPTIGLDIMAKEKIQSFLQEINKEKEITIILTTHNMDDIEKLCHRVIFIDKGQILFDGSTEVMTAEFGGFRYLVVDAPNWDEAAWNGPPVERREDSQLFFRIEDDKQVAPMIKQLSDLLDIHNLTVQEPKIDDVIKQLYQRIDH
- a CDS encoding ABC transporter permease, which produces MGKYAAYTITTLKNTQVYKFDVLLRVINSFILVIAFREVWRAIYANGQGLALSTGVTSQGMQTYAMLSVILFAIMPPSISYEISDKVRDGSIVFDMQKPWDYEWMHFSKAAGVFLYSMVYAVIPQLVAVFLFFPIDYPAGVQAAAFAASVLLAFLLSFLINFIVGMTAILFTETWGIEMFKSVITDICSGAMVPLWFFPDAVSRVLLWLPFQGIFNIPLSLFIGKITGTAIWEQLAFQAAWCLILLLLSRVILAWIERKLVITGG
- a CDS encoding GyrI-like domain-containing protein, with the protein product MKEAIIPEGLYAVTVHFGSSEEIGPTRDRWVNEWLPESGWLTDPSRPNYEPPNPFGYPAAFTISSNSCVSNDRSFDITV
- a CDS encoding ABC transporter permease; its protein translation is MIGRHIKLYLAMQSANLRSHMAYPLNFAIGVLSITFLGLSFILVSWVITQKVPIINGWSTYELIFMTSLRRTTHGIFIAFFVQSWFLDSLIRNGEFDRFLVRPLNPMFSFAAHNIQIYGFGDMLAGIIGLAVSMAHIPDWTFGKIVYLLVIVFSGAAIEWSLQMLIGCMVFWTLQGGAMRNILDQLLAQFTRYPLSIYNGALQVLLTFVLPVAFISYYPSSFLLGNRSDSTFSPLLMYLTPLVALLLVSVTYFVWTKGLNAYKGAGT